From one Gadus morhua chromosome 8, gadMor3.0, whole genome shotgun sequence genomic stretch:
- the LOC115548384 gene encoding spidroin-2-like, translating into MRKSVSSKEVSLMEASGQEVSGPGQAPGPEAFRPGQASGPGQASGPGQASGPGQASGPEVSGPGQPSGPEVSGPGQPSGPGQASGPEPEPEPARHQAPPLHRAVKRVSSGPLQLPRLCYRASCREGRTWAFRASQSVGNLLNYSSRAFLNLLWCVAVRIAESVVTGQILLWAVRCWTHHL; encoded by the exons ATGAGGAAAAGCGTCTCGTCAAAGGAGGTGAGCCTCATGGAG GCCTCCGGTCAAGAGGTCTCCGGTCCCGGGCAGGCCCCTGGTCCAGAAGCCTTCCGTCCCGGTCAGGCCTCCGGTCCCGGTCAGGCCTCCGGTCCAGGGCAGGCCTCCGGTCCCGGTCAGGCCTCCGGTCCAGAGGTCTCAGGTCCCGGTCAGCCCTCCGGTCCAGAGGTCTCAGGTCCCGGTCAGCCCTCTGGTCCAGGGCAGGCCTCCgggcccgagcccgagcccgagcccgctcgccaccaggccccccccctccaccgggCCGTGAAGAGGGTCTCCTCGGGGCCCCTGCAGCTGCCCAGGCTCTGCTACAGGGCGTCCTGTAGAGAGGGAAGAACCTGGGCCTTCAGGGCCTCTCAGAGCGTTGGGAACCTCCTAAACTACAGCTCCAGAGCCTT CCTCAACCTCCTTTGGTGCGTGGCAGTTCGTATTGCCGAGTCAGTGGTAACAGGACAGATCTTGCTGTGGGCCGTACGTTGCTGGACACACCACTTGTGA